The Channa argus isolate prfri chromosome 13, Channa argus male v1.0, whole genome shotgun sequence DNA window TGGAGTGCCGGGCCTACAGCTGGATAGGATGATATGGGGGAACGGACTCCTTTACAGAACACATCCCATAATGCACGGTCTGCTGTTGGGGAAGCAAATTAAAGATGGGCATCATCTTGGTCATCttactctgtttttctcttctggATGGTGTTTTAAATAACAGTTCAAAGGCTGGTATCGAGCGGCATAGTATGATAAACCATACAGTAGTGatcatatttgtattattttatggaTTTTTCATTTAGTCTAATgttgattatttgttttaatctgaAGTCGCAGCTTGCACCTTTAGAAGACGTCAAAAACATATAGTCACACAGATGCCGGAGAACATGTGCAGAATCAGATCATTTCCTGTGGAGAACTGCATGGTGCATGAGAGTAGAATGGGAGGGAATGTTTTAAAAGAGCAGACAGTGAGacccattgtgtgtgtgtgtgtgtgtgtgtgtgtgtgtgtgtgtgtgtgtgtgtgtgtgtgtgtgtgtgtgtgtgcgcgtgtgtgtttcatttgtattttttactcttcttttttattgtaatatgttTTTAGCCCTATGTTTTCTTTAAGTGGTATCTTTGTCTTCATGGAATAGGAAGTGATGCTTAAtttacttgtaaaaaaaaacaattggtgagataaagcatattttattttcgAGGCATTTGGTTGTAGAGTCTATATTTTCCCTACATTTTCCTGGAATTTCTCCTTGAAAGTAAAACAAGTTATCGTAATTTTACTCCCATTTGCACTGTAATGATTCTTTGTTCTTTGAAGCTTTACACTCATTACACTGTACAAAagatcaacaaaataaaagcatgtcgACTTTGAAAGCTCATCAATGTTGCATTTTGTATCATCCTATGGTTTAACTGAATATAACAATAGCTGCACTCAAGCTGTGCATCAGCCTTCTCCCCGGCTATTAGTGCAGAGGCGATTCAAAGTCATCTTCTCATAAGAAACTCAGCATAAAGTACATAATGTGGTGCCAGTGGAGAAGAGCATCCTGTACCATTCGGTATCTGATGGTGAATCAGGACAACGCCAAATTCCACAGGAATTCACAAGTTAATGTAGGATTACATTCGgattaaaaaaagtcttttaaatGGCTCTTGGTATTTCCTTAGTATGAAAGTTCAAAGATACCTGAAACTGGCCAGGTTCTTTGAAGGCCACAGATGGTGATCAGGCCTGTGAGGCCTTTACGAGGGTATTAGGATTTCAGCCAAGGGTGACGAAGGCACTGTGCAGCAGTGGCCCTCCTGTCCGGAAAATAATCCAACATGTGAAGAAGGAAGTCTGAGAATCCAGAGGCCTCCTCCAACAGGAAGTGGTACTTTTCCACCAGGACGTCATAAAGACACCAGAGCCTCAGTGGACCGACGCGACGCAGGTCACCTGGACGGAAAACACAAATGCCACAAATGTGAAGACGTTCACAAGGAAGAtatcaatcaataaaaaatgttattaggaggctcatttaaaagtaaagatgCAGACTCACCTCTGCGGCTGAAGTACCCTGCAGAGTATTTACCCGACAAGACAACTGCTGGTGGGATTTTTCCCAGTAGCTCCATAATCTGAGCTATGTGGTCTGAAGTAGAGGGAGAGAATGACATTTGCAGTACACACTGGTGTAAACTGTATTAAAAGTGGCAATGCCACCGCAGTGTGATCTCATTCCGACCTTTCACCTTCCTGTCACTGTCAACACACTGCTAAATGTACCTTCCTCCAGGGAAAGGGACTCGCTGGCTCTGGGTTCAAATAGCGAGTCTCCAGTGACCAATTCAAAAGCCTGACAGAAAGcaagagaaagtaaaaaaaaaagtgaaaagtgcgGCCAGGTGAGTGTCTAcagaccccccacccccaccccccacctccctCACCATGCAGGCGACGCTCCAGATGTCCGCAGCCGGGCCGTACTCAGCTCCCAGTAAAACCTCCAGTGAGCGATACTGCCGGGTCTGGATCTCCTCACAGAAATGTTTGTACTGGTCAGAGAAAGATATTTAGTCATTAGGTTTCTTTGAAGAACAATTTCTGATGTTGCATAGACAGTACAAACAgtggaaacacagaaaaatcctTCAAGCTACACTCAGATGAAATGATTTCACATGGCTTCTATTGATGATACAGAGACAGGTTTTCAGGGGCTTTAAAGTATCTCGTAACGACGGACGCTTCTTGTATGTTTGCATGAAGatctaaatattaatattaagcaCTAGGTGATAGTGTGATACGTCGAACTTAGATCCTGGGGGTACTGACCACCCAGCAGGAGCTGCCCAGGTCAGCAATCTTCACTGTAACGTACTTTAAAGTCTGTGGGTTCACGTGCTCCTTATCTGAAAGTAACAACAGTGACTCATGTATTAAAACATCCTATGCATTCAattaatgcaaacaaacaaataaataaataaaacataaaccagTGGCTTCTGTCCCTGGGGGTACAGAGGGGGAgctgctgccctctgctggtaCTTTGTGCCACTGCTTCTCCAGACACAGCAGGATGTTTTCCGGCTTAATGTCCGTGTGGATGATTTTACAATGAGTGTGAAGGTAGTCGAGTCCCTGCAGAACCTGGAAAGAACACGACACGGTTTGTTTCGCTGACGTGCTACCTGTCCTGTAGCAGGGGCCCAGCTTCTCGTCGTGACTGTACCAAACGGTAATTTCAGCCACATGCAGGATGGATTTATTGACACACACTTATATGATAATTCACTAATCTCTTGTGCTTTACCTGAGTAAGAATTTGCTTGACCCACTTCTGTGACAATCCTGGATTTCCGAAACGTAACTGCCAGCTCCTCAGGTCGGGCCCCAGCAGCTCCAGTACCAAGCACATGTCTAACCATCAGAATTAAGGAAAGTTGTGCAAACCAAACACATCCAATGAACGTTTGCAGATATATGAAGATCAcaaacgcaaacacacacaagcccaTAACTCCACTCATCCCTCCGTGTCAGGCTGAAGAGGATACGAACCCCATTGACACCGGCCAGCTTGAATTCATCTAGCAGCTGAACAATGCTCTTGCTGGATGGGTGACGACTCACAGGACCACTGGCCTGATGAAAGAAGGGGAAGAAGACAATGATAACAACTGGATTTCTGTAGCCTGTACAGCAGTAAAGGTCGAGACTATAACCTTGGAGTTAGTAACATCTAAAAAACCAAATGACATGCTAGAGAGAAGAAACACGGGCAAAAGGTCACCAACACGTCGCAGGAGAGCCAGTTCATCCTGTCCCGCCTGGGTGAAGCTAGCGCCACTCTTCAGGACCTTCACGGCGACGTGCTGACCCAGCCTGCTAGCACAAACACCAGATCAGATCTGTCATCCGCCTGACAGAAGAATCCACAACAGCATGTATTCTGCTGCGTTTGTGTATGTGGATCAAACATTCATCACTTTATTATGTTTGCAGCATATGTGGAAATTGTTCATTCGGCGTCTAAAGTGCACAATTCGCTACGAAAtctaaaatcattttctttat harbors:
- the si:ch211-220i18.4 gene encoding SRSF protein kinase 3 isoform X1; this translates as MQRSPRSAYIAAPQPTGVWNEAQSSNASKALGCHEQLGTKDSQATEDPTEYCYGGYHPVQIGDTFNRRYQVVSKLGWGYFSTVWLCLDLRLGQHVAVKVLKSGASFTQAGQDELALLRRASGPVSRHPSSKSIVQLLDEFKLAGVNGVHMCLVLELLGPDLRSWQLRFGNPGLSQKWVKQILTQVLQGLDYLHTHCKIIHTDIKPENILLCLEKQWHKVPAEGSSSPSVPPGTEATDKEHVNPQTLKYVTVKIADLGSSCWVYKHFCEEIQTRQYRSLEVLLGAEYGPAADIWSVACMAFELVTGDSLFEPRASESLSLEEDHIAQIMELLGKIPPAVVLSGKYSAGYFSRRGDLRRVGPLRLWCLYDVLVEKYHFLLEEASGFSDFLLHMLDYFPDRRATAAQCLRHPWLKS
- the si:ch211-220i18.4 gene encoding SRSF protein kinase 3 isoform X2, whose product is MPRAAGYQGQPGHRGPHRILLRLGQHVAVKVLKSGASFTQAGQDELALLRRASGPVSRHPSSKSIVQLLDEFKLAGVNGVHMCLVLELLGPDLRSWQLRFGNPGLSQKWVKQILTQVLQGLDYLHTHCKIIHTDIKPENILLCLEKQWHKVPAEGSSSPSVPPGTEATDKEHVNPQTLKYVTVKIADLGSSCWVYKHFCEEIQTRQYRSLEVLLGAEYGPAADIWSVACMAFELVTGDSLFEPRASESLSLEEDHIAQIMELLGKIPPAVVLSGKYSAGYFSRRGDLRRVGPLRLWCLYDVLVEKYHFLLEEASGFSDFLLHMLDYFPDRRATAAQCLRHPWLKS